The following coding sequences are from one Virgibacillus necropolis window:
- a CDS encoding DUF6583 family protein, translating to MGESISQNNRRKGTSKKFLIFIITAILIIGGSVAAFVLLNVSDKQNYFLAEKNSFEVIGEQFEKRFEQELNWQEKVQENPTESTMELSATYNDPAAGTSPFGPAQIINNSTLTINNSMDLKEKKMATEISGAFGGITIDGLNLYLTSEKLLVELPFLKELLQIKEGDIGKLLHEVDPTMYSGKEKIDFDTFFNGSKVLSEDDQEYLKKEYLEMVYDKLPDDAFKATDETVEVNSESIDAEKITFQLNEKQVKDLLSSVMEKMKDDKRLKEIIREQLAVQSLGAGVSTSSIAPSVENDIDQMIKEFETTLDKAIKGLETFQIPDGLNSTIWVKDEQIVKRDFSLSMGPSKDELVTFEINGTQTLGETDQTFDYTIGAVENGQDSSMTITGDLSWKDNKADDSIKLVAGDFEAAYTGNSTLIDGKREFERVFTFKTRPDQGELNWSGNATYNEDKMNSEHTFAVQVPGMAEDALSLHVANDAKLIKQVEIPKDPEVKDIGSMSVDEIMQYFQVEVAPQFQQWMMGIMGGNLNGL from the coding sequence ATGGGCGAATCAATATCACAGAATAACCGTAGAAAAGGTACATCAAAAAAATTTTTAATCTTCATTATTACTGCAATATTAATTATTGGCGGAAGCGTTGCTGCTTTTGTTCTTTTAAATGTTTCTGATAAACAAAACTATTTTTTGGCAGAAAAAAATAGCTTCGAGGTAATTGGAGAGCAATTTGAAAAACGGTTTGAACAAGAGCTTAATTGGCAGGAAAAAGTACAAGAAAATCCGACTGAATCAACAATGGAACTTTCCGCTACGTACAATGATCCAGCTGCTGGTACTTCTCCATTTGGACCAGCGCAAATTATCAACAATTCAACGTTAACAATTAACAATTCAATGGATCTTAAAGAAAAGAAAATGGCTACAGAAATCAGCGGTGCATTTGGTGGGATTACTATTGATGGGTTAAACCTTTATCTCACTTCTGAAAAGCTTTTAGTTGAACTACCTTTCCTCAAAGAATTGCTTCAAATTAAAGAAGGCGATATTGGTAAATTACTACATGAGGTAGATCCTACTATGTACTCTGGAAAAGAAAAAATTGATTTCGATACATTTTTTAACGGATCAAAAGTTTTATCTGAGGATGATCAAGAGTATTTAAAAAAGGAATACCTAGAAATGGTGTATGATAAGTTGCCAGATGATGCATTTAAAGCGACTGATGAAACTGTAGAAGTAAATTCAGAATCAATTGATGCCGAAAAGATCACATTCCAATTAAACGAAAAGCAAGTAAAAGACCTTCTTTCCTCTGTAATGGAGAAAATGAAGGATGATAAGCGATTAAAAGAGATAATTCGTGAACAGCTTGCAGTACAATCACTAGGTGCGGGAGTTTCAACTTCAAGCATAGCCCCATCAGTGGAAAACGATATTGATCAAATGATAAAAGAATTTGAAACAACCCTAGATAAGGCTATAAAAGGACTTGAAACATTTCAAATTCCAGATGGATTGAATTCTACCATTTGGGTTAAGGATGAGCAGATAGTTAAGCGTGATTTCTCACTATCTATGGGTCCCTCTAAAGATGAACTAGTAACCTTTGAAATAAATGGTACACAAACGCTAGGCGAAACCGATCAAACATTTGACTATACAATAGGTGCTGTTGAAAATGGTCAAGATTCATCAATGACAATAACTGGGGATTTATCTTGGAAGGATAATAAAGCAGATGATTCTATCAAACTAGTTGCTGGTGATTTTGAAGCAGCTTATACAGGTAACTCAACCCTAATAGATGGAAAGCGAGAGTTTGAACGTGTATTCACCTTCAAAACTAGACCAGATCAAGGGGAATTAAATTGGTCAGGTAATGCGACATATAACGAGGACAAAATGAATTCTGAACATACTTTTGCAGTTCAAGTTCCAGGTATGGCTGAAGATGCACTAAGTCTTCACGTAGCCAATGATGCAAAATTAATTAAACAAGTTGAAATCCCTAAAGACCCAGAAGTTAAAGATATAGGAAGTATGAGTGTAGATGAGATTATGCAGTATTTCCAAGTAGAAGTAGCACCACAATTTCAGCAGTGGATGATGGGAATAATGGGTGGAAATCTTAACGGATTATAA
- the sspI gene encoding small acid-soluble spore protein SspI: protein MDLNLRKAILSNIATNDQEQLEETIVDAIQNGEEKMLPGLGVIFELIWKQSDETEKKEMIDALEQGVKTTTQG from the coding sequence ATGGATTTGAATCTTCGTAAAGCGATTCTGTCAAATATAGCGACAAACGATCAAGAACAGTTGGAAGAAACCATTGTAGACGCTATACAAAACGGCGAAGAGAAAATGCTACCAGGACTTGGGGTTATATTCGAATTAATTTGGAAACAGTCAGATGAGACAGAGAAGAAAGAAATGATTGACGCTTTAGAACAAGGTGTCAAAACCACAACTCAAGGCTAA
- a CDS encoding TrmH family RNA methyltransferase, translating into MITSIQNAQVKNWAKLKMKKFRVKAGLFLVEGEHLVAEVHNSDWQMAEIIVQDGTMVPDFANQYLTTIVANNVFQHITDTKTPQGIAGIVKVKEPNWVDVKTALLLDSIQDPGNLGTMIRTADAVGFDAVIIGDHSVDLYNNKTIRSTQGSLFHIPVFHENLALKIPSLQEEGFTVWATSLENAQPYKKAIVDNKMGLLVGNEGNGVDQSLIDLADYNVNIPIHGKAESLNVSVAAGILMYHISG; encoded by the coding sequence ATGATAACGTCAATACAAAATGCTCAAGTGAAAAATTGGGCAAAATTAAAAATGAAAAAGTTTCGGGTGAAAGCTGGACTGTTTTTAGTCGAAGGTGAACATTTAGTTGCGGAAGTACATAATAGCGATTGGCAGATGGCAGAGATTATTGTACAAGATGGTACAATGGTGCCCGATTTTGCAAATCAATATTTGACCACTATTGTAGCAAACAATGTTTTTCAACATATAACAGATACAAAAACCCCTCAAGGAATTGCCGGTATTGTAAAAGTAAAGGAACCAAATTGGGTTGACGTCAAAACAGCTCTGTTACTTGATTCCATACAAGACCCTGGGAACCTAGGGACTATGATACGAACAGCTGATGCAGTTGGATTTGATGCTGTAATTATCGGCGATCATTCAGTCGATTTGTATAATAATAAGACAATCCGTTCTACTCAGGGATCATTATTCCATATTCCAGTTTTTCACGAAAATTTAGCTTTGAAAATTCCGTCTCTTCAAGAAGAAGGGTTTACAGTTTGGGCTACGTCACTTGAAAATGCACAACCGTATAAGAAAGCAATAGTAGACAACAAAATGGGGTTATTAGTAGGAAATGAAGGCAATGGAGTAGATCAATCATTAATTGATTTAGCTGATTATAATGTGAATATTCCTATTCATGGTAAAGCTGAATCCCTAAATGTTAGTGTTGCAGCTGGAATTCTTATGTATCATATTAGCGGATAA